In Deltaproteobacteria bacterium, a genomic segment contains:
- a CDS encoding redoxin domain-containing protein has product MRFRLATILFLLLHPLLTPSGECRMLGKRLPSFTVVSGDEQVATAETLKGKIGVIFYEHKDVAELTRPAKEELNRHYAAWGKEAVRYVVRLAVIDASSAFWPATLVWKRKLRENSQSWKMTIYGDWKGDLRKSLGVEKGTTNLFVTDHRGIVRYQHAGALPAAEVERVKALLVAIYREIVPTARSTP; this is encoded by the coding sequence ATGCGATTCCGGCTGGCGACGATCCTGTTCCTCCTGCTCCATCCCCTCCTCACCCCCTCGGGAGAGTGTCGGATGCTCGGGAAGCGACTTCCTTCCTTCACGGTAGTATCCGGCGACGAGCAGGTGGCGACGGCGGAGACCCTCAAGGGCAAGATCGGCGTCATCTTCTACGAGCACAAGGACGTGGCCGAGCTGACCCGCCCGGCCAAGGAGGAGCTGAACCGGCACTACGCCGCGTGGGGCAAGGAGGCCGTGCGATACGTGGTGCGCCTGGCGGTGATCGACGCCTCGTCGGCCTTCTGGCCGGCCACGCTGGTCTGGAAGCGCAAGCTGCGCGAGAACTCGCAGAGCTGGAAGATGACGATCTACGGCGACTGGAAGGGTGACCTGCGCAAGAGCCTGGGCGTCGAGAAGGGGACCACGAACCTCTTCGTCACCGACCATCGCGGCATCGTGCGCTACCAGCACGCGGGCGCCCTCCCGGCCGCGGAGGTGGAGCGCGTCAAGGCCCTGCTCGTGGCGATCTACCGCGAGATCGTGCCGACGGCTCGCAGCACGCCATGA
- a CDS encoding NAD(P)/FAD-dependent oxidoreductase gives MTQGASAGAYGFLQEITERERYGWVLPPFPRRRPSGSTEHDVVVLGAGLGGLAAAALLARAGLKVLVAERAAEPGGFATSWAREAEVDGASRRFVFSTGAHDVSGVSARGPVTNLLRRLGREGALSWHRLTHEYRVGGERLVVPPDYSAFREELARRFPAERDGLARFFGEMRAVYEDLYGDSDTSGGVPSPPRSAVESLSFPFRHPVAFRALDLPYREFVARHVREPRLRRLLSVLEAYLSDDGRVLSTATMAFLFGYYLHGGFYPAGGLGRLVATLVEVVAAHGGAVTTRAAASAVLVHGGRAVGVELVGGERHYAHAVVAAIDVFQLYRRLLPPACVPEEFLARFETARPSTSALTVYLGLRGVPALPPLVFAPFADGRELHVSNLSAVDPSLAPAGCSAVTLFTMIPATEAPPWLVQGPDYAARKEALADELVARLEELEPGVRARLLFRQVGTPATFARYGGSEHGGIYGPALGGFRPSYRSPVKGLFLAGAGVFPGPGVEGVVISGTLAADAVLSSFRSR, from the coding sequence ATGACGCAGGGAGCCTCCGCGGGGGCCTACGGCTTCTTGCAGGAGATCACCGAGCGCGAGCGCTACGGCTGGGTCCTGCCGCCCTTCCCGCGGCGGCGACCGAGCGGGAGCACCGAGCACGACGTGGTGGTGCTCGGCGCGGGTCTTGGAGGCCTCGCGGCGGCGGCTCTGCTCGCGCGGGCGGGGCTCAAGGTCCTCGTGGCGGAGCGGGCGGCGGAGCCGGGGGGCTTTGCCACCTCGTGGGCGCGCGAGGCCGAGGTGGACGGAGCGTCCCGCCGCTTCGTCTTCAGCACCGGCGCGCACGACGTGAGCGGCGTCTCGGCCCGCGGTCCCGTGACGAACCTCCTGCGCCGGCTGGGTCGCGAGGGGGCGCTGAGCTGGCACCGCCTCACGCACGAGTACCGCGTGGGAGGCGAGCGGCTGGTCGTCCCGCCGGACTACAGCGCGTTTCGCGAGGAGCTCGCGCGCCGCTTCCCGGCCGAACGGGATGGGCTCGCGCGCTTCTTCGGCGAGATGCGCGCGGTCTACGAGGACCTCTACGGCGACAGCGACACCTCCGGCGGCGTTCCGTCGCCGCCGAGGAGCGCGGTGGAGAGCCTGTCGTTTCCCTTTCGCCACCCCGTCGCCTTCCGCGCGCTCGACCTCCCCTATCGCGAGTTCGTGGCTCGCCACGTGCGCGAGCCGCGGCTGCGGCGCCTTCTCTCGGTGCTCGAGGCCTACCTCAGCGACGACGGGCGCGTGCTCTCGACCGCCACCATGGCCTTTCTCTTCGGCTACTACCTGCACGGCGGGTTCTATCCGGCCGGCGGGCTCGGTCGCCTGGTCGCGACGCTCGTGGAGGTGGTCGCGGCGCACGGCGGGGCTGTCACGACCCGTGCGGCCGCCAGCGCCGTCCTGGTGCACGGAGGTCGCGCCGTCGGAGTCGAGCTCGTCGGGGGCGAGCGCCACTACGCGCACGCCGTCGTCGCCGCGATAGATGTCTTTCAGCTCTATCGCCGGCTCCTCCCACCGGCCTGCGTGCCGGAGGAGTTTCTGGCGCGGTTCGAGACGGCGCGCCCCTCCACCTCGGCGCTCACCGTCTATCTGGGGCTGCGAGGCGTGCCCGCCCTCCCGCCGCTCGTCTTCGCCCCGTTCGCCGACGGGCGAGAGCTGCACGTCAGCAACCTGTCGGCCGTCGATCCGTCGCTCGCCCCCGCCGGCTGCTCGGCGGTCACCCTCTTCACCATGATCCCCGCGACGGAGGCCCCGCCCTGGCTCGTGCAGGGTCCGGACTACGCGGCGCGCAAGGAGGCGCTGGCCGACGAGCTCGTGGCGCGCCTCGAGGAGCTCGAGCCGGGGGTGCGTGCGCGGCTCCTCTTCCGGCAGGTCGGTACGCCGGCCACCTTCGCCCGCTACGGCGGTTCGGAGCACGGCGGTATCTACGGGCCGGCCCTCGGCGGCTTCCGTCCGTCGTACCGCAGCCCGGTCAAGGGGCTCTTTCTGGCCGGCGCCGGGGTCTTCCCGGGGCCGGGCGTGGAGGGGGTGGTTATTTCCGGCACGCTCGCCGCCGACGCGGTTCTCAGCAGCTTCCGTTCGCGCTAA
- a CDS encoding SDR family NAD(P)-dependent oxidoreductase, whose protein sequence is MSSPPPSPAIAVIGLGCHFPGARTPGELWENVLARRRQFRRFLPGRLSLEDYYHADPDAPDRTYGARGAFIDGFVFDWQRRRVPQRTMASTDTVHWLALEVAFAALADAGYDPAALAGHERAGVLVGNTLTGEFNRAHGLRLRWPYVRRALRQAAVSRGLSEAVTDDLVRATGELYLSLLQPITEDTLAGSLSNTIAGRICNRLDLKGGGFTVDGACASSLLAVAGAAEALCDGRLDLALAGGVDISLDAFELVGFAKTAALSPGEMSVYDRRASGFIPGEGCGFVVLKRLADAEAAGDAVYAVLRGWGISSDGRGAITAPDARGQALALRRAYARAGYAPGELAFIEGHGTGTPVGDPIELKAMALAMEDAPPPPRSVGVTSFKSLVGHTKAAAGIGGLIKTVLAVHRRVVPPTAGCLEPHAIFDGPALPLYPVRDGVVHAPGSRMRAGVSAMGFGGINCHVTLESGSAPSSRHGSALSDAGLLASGQESELFLLAAPDRESLARRVAGLLLEARHLAQGDLADLAAHLAERLDDGLPVRAALVAGEPDELGVQLEALAGHLAGRSSLAPSSRAGAFFGERSGSVRVGLLFPGQGSQQLNMARALVRRFDWAAALFEQAEEAVRGVCPSPLRAFVERPLDRARDEAEVAAWSLGLAQTEVAQPAICLASALWLELLRRMGVEPSAVGGHSLGELSAAHAAGWLDLPALLRLAAERGAAMARASGEAGAMASLACGAAQAEELLAGRADQVVIANLNAPAQTVISGRERGVEQVLVAARGRGIAAVRLRVSQAFHSPLMAPAAEELRRLELLATGTPCCALLSAASGTELAPGTSLRDYLAHEVTARVDFPALLGALAARSDLLLEVGPGRVLTGLVADCGGPVLCYPVESKAGRDGDLHRALAALFCRGGRVRATELFAGRLLRPYVAPAERVFLDNPCERPFSEAVLGTIAARSRPVPEVAPELALPGLARDELAAYLARRGEFLSEVIRADLRHGATELPAAGKPASIVEGEVGAPATASIDSPSESPVLSAAQAVGSEPPVEPENAQQIILELIETHTGFPLASIDPSARLLDDLNLDSIKGAQLMAAAARRLGLRGQLENPARFARATVGEVIAVFQGLVAARLAGQTGDGAALPGEGELLARLPGWVRHFVARLEPAPRVSPSSELASPTSWHLVLAEAAEGSAFATELGARLSAAGARVTRLDEAPIGGETVSGSAPTHLVILGAAPDPTATLEAERLRTSAALLHRGLQAFARLSAQQPVRVVCLERGGGASFAARGDRVADPWSGGALGLAQSLFLETERPDVLYLDLPGETSGERAGALLLEELAGAGPFIAAVYAADGQRSVPVLELDEPLLAPPRECPLAAEDVVLVTGGAKGITAECALALGRESGARFALVGSTPLSEEGGGAAAETGSREVRETLARFAAEGQTARYFACDVTDRDALGRLIRTVEAELGPIRGVLHGAGRNVPRRAAEPSLEEVLAEVGPKLLGALHLGTLLSDRPLKLFWGLSSIIGVTGLARNAWYAWSNELLQRLLHHLRARFPAADVLCVAFGLWDEVGMGVKLGSLELLRSLGLSPISVEEGTRRLLYLLRGQPPAHQVVIAGRTPSQGTVSLARLPPPTASERFLETILTETPGVEVVAQVRLRREVDLYLEDHRYGGALLFPTVFGLEAMAQVAARAMDVRAVQAVTFEALRLEQPIVVDPEGGTRICIRAEVLERLGAQAARAARVTVGLASDPGRPAFSATVVFGAPSVGDAATVRPSSGPAGGTSIVPRRDVYGPILFHGPLFQRLASVEELDSRHARFTVEGHGAAGRGLEGFAPGTCGPLLLGDPFLRDALLQVGQLLSPQEISLPVGIDRVTRWPVSAATPVAETTRLHGALTLEAQEGPERRLTVALFTASGELVERLEGYRVRVLRKDLERPTAEALANGTRSQELHDQLARAYDADPSLELLVRGPTGRRTFVSTTPLDFRELANLNGGLYFSHLFARLGQLRERALMPLFGFVAQKLQTGQWGVATVRSEVRIRGDARPGDLLVSRLWLDGADPSSPGALRLGVDWQRAPRFGETTWLAEGTQTLNWVRVVAPGVVEPAPFPEELKAPLALLSELQPGHDERANVPREEPALDEGAELFAARPGGPSPLLAEETFATSLEDANLMGNIYFASYARWQGRLRDRFVYDQLPSDARLAGPGPALVCTHSRVDHLREALPFDAVRVSMQLARLTVNGFTLSFAYHARRSPAHEEQKVAVAEHSALWCERDGQGLLRALPLPAPLARSLLDPRR, encoded by the coding sequence ATGTCCTCGCCCCCACCGTCGCCCGCGATCGCCGTCATCGGCCTCGGGTGCCATTTCCCCGGCGCGCGCACCCCCGGCGAGCTCTGGGAGAACGTGCTCGCGCGTCGTCGGCAGTTTCGCCGCTTCCTCCCCGGTCGCCTCTCGCTCGAGGACTACTATCACGCCGACCCCGACGCCCCCGACAGGACCTACGGCGCGCGCGGGGCCTTCATCGACGGCTTCGTCTTCGACTGGCAGCGTCGGCGCGTTCCGCAGCGCACGATGGCCAGCACCGACACGGTGCACTGGCTGGCCCTGGAGGTGGCGTTCGCGGCGCTGGCCGACGCGGGCTACGACCCGGCCGCCCTCGCGGGGCACGAGCGCGCCGGCGTACTCGTCGGGAACACGCTCACGGGCGAGTTCAACCGGGCGCACGGGCTCAGGCTGCGCTGGCCGTACGTTCGGCGCGCCCTGCGCCAGGCCGCCGTCTCGCGCGGGCTCTCCGAGGCGGTGACGGACGACCTGGTGCGCGCCACGGGGGAGCTCTACCTCTCGCTGCTGCAGCCCATCACCGAGGACACGCTGGCCGGCTCGCTCTCCAACACCATCGCGGGCCGCATCTGCAATCGCCTGGACCTGAAGGGGGGCGGCTTCACGGTGGACGGGGCGTGCGCGTCGAGCCTCCTCGCCGTGGCGGGCGCGGCCGAGGCGCTCTGCGACGGTCGCCTGGATCTGGCGCTGGCCGGCGGCGTGGACATCAGCCTGGATGCCTTCGAGCTGGTGGGCTTCGCCAAGACCGCCGCGCTCTCTCCGGGCGAGATGTCGGTCTACGACCGGCGCGCGAGCGGCTTCATCCCCGGGGAGGGGTGCGGCTTCGTGGTGCTCAAGCGCCTCGCCGACGCCGAGGCCGCGGGGGACGCGGTCTACGCCGTGCTCCGCGGCTGGGGGATCTCCTCCGACGGGCGCGGGGCGATCACCGCTCCCGATGCGCGCGGACAGGCGCTGGCTCTGCGCCGGGCCTATGCGCGGGCGGGCTACGCGCCGGGCGAGCTCGCCTTCATCGAAGGGCACGGCACCGGCACGCCGGTGGGCGACCCCATCGAGCTCAAGGCCATGGCGCTGGCCATGGAGGACGCGCCGCCGCCGCCGCGCTCGGTGGGGGTGACCTCCTTCAAGTCGCTGGTCGGGCATACCAAGGCCGCGGCAGGGATCGGTGGGCTGATCAAGACCGTGCTGGCCGTGCACCGTCGCGTGGTGCCCCCCACGGCGGGGTGCCTCGAGCCGCACGCCATCTTCGACGGGCCCGCCCTGCCGCTCTACCCGGTGCGCGACGGGGTGGTGCACGCGCCGGGGAGCCGGATGCGCGCGGGCGTCTCGGCGATGGGCTTCGGCGGTATCAACTGCCACGTCACGCTCGAGTCGGGCTCGGCCCCCTCGTCGCGGCACGGCTCGGCGCTCTCCGACGCGGGGCTGCTCGCCTCGGGACAGGAGAGCGAGCTCTTCCTGCTCGCCGCGCCCGATCGGGAGAGCCTCGCGCGTCGCGTCGCGGGCCTGCTCCTCGAGGCGCGGCATCTGGCGCAGGGGGACCTCGCGGACCTCGCGGCGCACCTGGCGGAGCGTCTCGACGACGGCTTGCCCGTGCGCGCGGCCCTCGTGGCCGGCGAGCCGGACGAGCTCGGCGTGCAGCTCGAAGCCCTCGCGGGGCACCTCGCGGGGAGGTCCTCCCTCGCCCCCTCGTCGCGCGCGGGCGCGTTCTTCGGCGAGCGCTCCGGCTCTGTGCGCGTGGGCCTGCTTTTCCCCGGCCAGGGCTCGCAGCAGCTCAACATGGCGCGCGCTCTCGTGCGCCGCTTCGACTGGGCCGCGGCGCTCTTCGAGCAGGCGGAGGAGGCCGTGCGCGGCGTCTGCCCCTCGCCGCTCCGCGCGTTCGTCGAGAGGCCGCTCGACCGCGCGCGGGACGAGGCCGAGGTGGCGGCGTGGAGCCTCGGGCTCGCGCAGACCGAGGTCGCGCAGCCAGCGATCTGCCTGGCCTCGGCGCTCTGGCTCGAGCTCCTCCGCAGGATGGGCGTCGAGCCCTCGGCAGTCGGGGGGCACAGCCTCGGCGAGCTGAGCGCCGCGCACGCCGCGGGCTGGCTCGACCTCCCTGCGCTCTTGCGGCTCGCCGCCGAGCGGGGGGCCGCGATGGCGCGCGCCTCGGGCGAGGCGGGGGCCATGGCCAGCTTGGCCTGCGGAGCGGCGCAGGCCGAGGAGCTGCTCGCGGGCCGCGCAGACCAGGTGGTGATCGCCAACCTGAACGCGCCGGCCCAGACGGTGATTTCGGGGCGCGAGCGCGGCGTGGAGCAGGTGCTCGTCGCGGCCCGGGGGCGGGGGATCGCCGCGGTGCGCCTGCGCGTCTCGCAGGCCTTTCACTCCCCGCTCATGGCTCCCGCGGCCGAGGAGCTGCGCCGGCTGGAGCTTCTCGCGACGGGGACGCCGTGCTGCGCCCTCCTCTCCGCCGCCTCGGGGACGGAGCTCGCTCCGGGCACCTCGCTGAGGGACTACCTCGCGCACGAGGTCACGGCCCGGGTGGACTTCCCGGCGCTCCTCGGGGCTCTCGCCGCGCGGAGCGACCTGCTGCTCGAGGTGGGGCCCGGACGGGTGCTGACCGGTCTCGTGGCGGACTGCGGTGGGCCCGTGCTCTGCTACCCCGTCGAGTCGAAGGCCGGACGCGACGGAGACCTTCACCGGGCGCTGGCGGCGCTCTTCTGCCGCGGGGGGCGCGTTCGCGCGACGGAGCTCTTCGCGGGGCGCCTCCTACGCCCTTACGTCGCGCCCGCCGAGCGCGTGTTTCTCGACAACCCCTGCGAGCGCCCCTTCTCCGAGGCGGTGCTCGGGACGATCGCTGCCCGTTCGCGGCCGGTGCCCGAGGTCGCGCCCGAGCTCGCGCTGCCGGGCCTCGCGCGCGACGAACTCGCGGCATACCTCGCCCGCCGAGGGGAATTCCTCTCCGAGGTGATCCGGGCCGATCTGCGGCACGGCGCGACGGAGCTGCCGGCGGCGGGAAAGCCTGCTTCGATCGTCGAGGGCGAGGTGGGCGCCCCTGCGACCGCGAGCATCGACTCTCCGTCGGAGAGCCCGGTGCTTTCGGCGGCGCAGGCCGTCGGGTCGGAGCCCCCCGTCGAGCCGGAGAACGCGCAGCAGATCATCCTCGAGCTCATCGAGACGCACACCGGCTTCCCACTGGCATCGATCGACCCGAGTGCGCGCCTGCTCGACGATCTCAACCTGGACTCGATCAAGGGGGCGCAGCTCATGGCCGCCGCCGCGCGGCGCCTCGGCCTGCGGGGGCAGCTCGAGAACCCCGCGCGCTTCGCCCGCGCGACGGTGGGGGAGGTGATCGCGGTCTTCCAGGGGCTCGTGGCGGCGCGGCTCGCGGGGCAGACCGGCGACGGCGCCGCCCTTCCCGGCGAGGGCGAGCTTCTCGCGAGGCTGCCAGGATGGGTGCGCCACTTCGTGGCCCGGCTCGAGCCTGCTCCGCGCGTCTCTCCGTCGAGCGAGCTCGCTTCGCCCACGAGCTGGCACCTCGTGCTCGCGGAGGCCGCGGAGGGCTCCGCCTTTGCGACGGAGCTCGGCGCGCGACTCTCGGCTGCGGGGGCGCGGGTCACGAGGCTCGACGAGGCGCCGATCGGCGGGGAGACCGTGTCTGGGTCCGCTCCGACGCACCTCGTGATTCTCGGCGCGGCCCCCGACCCCACCGCGACGCTCGAGGCGGAGCGGCTCCGCACGAGCGCGGCGCTCCTGCACCGGGGGCTGCAGGCGTTCGCGCGCCTCTCTGCCCAGCAGCCCGTGCGCGTCGTCTGTCTGGAGCGCGGAGGGGGGGCGTCCTTCGCCGCGCGAGGGGACCGGGTGGCCGACCCGTGGAGCGGCGGGGCCCTCGGTCTGGCGCAGAGCCTCTTTCTCGAGACGGAGCGACCGGACGTCCTCTACCTCGACCTCCCCGGGGAAACCTCGGGCGAGCGCGCGGGCGCGCTGCTCCTCGAGGAGCTCGCGGGAGCCGGGCCGTTCATCGCCGCCGTGTACGCGGCCGACGGCCAGCGCTCTGTGCCGGTGCTCGAGCTGGACGAGCCGCTCCTCGCGCCGCCGCGGGAGTGTCCGCTCGCTGCCGAGGACGTGGTGCTCGTGACCGGCGGGGCCAAGGGGATCACAGCGGAGTGCGCGCTGGCGCTCGGCAGGGAGAGCGGGGCGCGGTTCGCGCTGGTCGGGAGCACGCCGCTCTCCGAGGAGGGCGGGGGCGCTGCCGCAGAGACGGGGAGCCGGGAGGTCCGCGAGACGCTCGCGCGCTTCGCCGCCGAGGGGCAGACGGCCAGGTACTTCGCCTGCGACGTGACCGACCGCGACGCGCTCGGCCGCCTGATCCGCACCGTCGAGGCGGAGCTCGGGCCGATCCGTGGCGTGCTGCACGGAGCCGGCCGCAACGTCCCGCGCCGCGCCGCCGAGCCGAGCCTCGAGGAAGTCCTGGCCGAGGTGGGTCCGAAGCTGCTCGGGGCGCTGCACCTCGGCACGCTCCTCTCGGACCGCCCGCTCAAGCTCTTCTGGGGCCTCTCGTCGATCATCGGCGTCACGGGGCTCGCGCGGAACGCCTGGTACGCCTGGAGCAACGAGCTCCTCCAGCGACTCCTGCACCATCTGCGCGCGAGGTTCCCTGCGGCCGACGTGCTCTGCGTGGCCTTCGGTCTGTGGGACGAGGTGGGGATGGGGGTGAAGCTCGGCAGCCTCGAGCTGCTCCGCTCCCTCGGGCTCTCGCCCATCTCGGTGGAAGAAGGGACGCGCCGGCTACTCTACCTTCTGCGCGGCCAGCCTCCGGCGCACCAGGTGGTGATCGCGGGGCGCACGCCCTCGCAGGGGACCGTGTCTCTGGCGCGTCTTCCGCCGCCGACGGCGAGCGAGCGCTTTCTCGAGACGATCTTGACCGAGACGCCCGGGGTGGAGGTGGTGGCCCAGGTCCGGCTGCGGCGGGAGGTGGACCTCTACCTCGAGGACCATCGGTACGGCGGCGCGCTCCTCTTCCCGACGGTGTTCGGGCTCGAGGCCATGGCGCAGGTCGCGGCACGGGCGATGGATGTGCGAGCGGTGCAGGCGGTGACCTTCGAGGCCCTGCGCCTCGAGCAGCCCATCGTGGTGGACCCCGAGGGAGGGACCCGCATCTGCATCCGGGCCGAGGTGCTCGAGCGACTCGGCGCGCAGGCCGCGCGAGCCGCGCGCGTCACGGTCGGCCTCGCCTCGGACCCGGGTCGTCCGGCGTTCAGCGCGACGGTGGTCTTCGGCGCCCCCTCGGTAGGCGACGCGGCGACGGTGCGACCTTCGAGCGGACCCGCGGGGGGAACCTCCATCGTCCCCCGTCGGGACGTGTACGGCCCCATTCTCTTTCACGGTCCGCTCTTCCAGCGGCTCGCGAGCGTCGAAGAGCTGGACTCCCGGCACGCGCGGTTCACGGTGGAGGGGCACGGCGCGGCCGGGCGCGGGCTCGAGGGCTTCGCGCCGGGGACCTGCGGGCCGCTCCTCCTCGGAGATCCCTTCCTGCGGGACGCGCTCCTGCAGGTGGGCCAGCTCCTGAGTCCCCAGGAGATATCGCTCCCCGTGGGGATCGATCGGGTCACCCGCTGGCCCGTCTCGGCCGCGACGCCGGTGGCGGAGACGACGCGCCTCCACGGAGCGCTCACGCTCGAGGCCCAGGAAGGTCCGGAGCGGCGGCTGACCGTGGCGCTCTTTACCGCGTCGGGCGAGCTCGTCGAGCGGTTGGAAGGCTACCGAGTCCGCGTGCTGCGCAAGGACCTCGAGCGCCCTACCGCCGAGGCGCTGGCGAACGGCACCCGGTCGCAAGAGCTCCACGACCAGCTCGCGCGCGCCTACGACGCCGACCCGTCCCTCGAGCTGCTCGTGCGCGGTCCCACGGGGCGACGCACCTTCGTTTCGACCACGCCGCTCGACTTCCGGGAGCTCGCGAACCTGAACGGCGGGCTCTACTTCTCGCACCTCTTCGCCCGCCTGGGACAGCTCCGGGAGCGGGCCCTGATGCCGCTCTTCGGCTTCGTCGCGCAGAAGCTCCAGACGGGGCAGTGGGGCGTGGCCACGGTACGGAGCGAGGTGCGGATCCGAGGCGACGCGCGCCCCGGGGACCTCCTCGTCAGTCGCCTGTGGCTCGACGGTGCCGATCCGTCCAGCCCGGGGGCCCTGCGGCTCGGCGTCGACTGGCAGCGCGCGCCGCGCTTCGGCGAGACGACGTGGCTGGCGGAGGGGACGCAGACCCTGAACTGGGTACGGGTCGTGGCTCCGGGGGTGGTCGAGCCGGCCCCCTTTCCCGAGGAGCTGAAGGCGCCCCTCGCGCTGCTGAGCGAGCTCCAGCCGGGGCACGACGAGCGCGCGAACGTGCCGCGAGAGGAGCCCGCGCTCGACGAGGGGGCCGAGCTCTTCGCCGCGCGACCGGGGGGCCCCTCGCCGCTGCTCGCCGAGGAGACCTTCGCCACGAGCCTTGAAGACGCGAACCTGATGGGGAACATCTACTTCGCGAGCTACGCGCGCTGGCAGGGACGGCTGCGCGATCGCTTCGTCTACGACCAGCTTCCTTCCGACGCGCGGCTGGCCGGACCCGGGCCCGCGCTGGTCTGCACGCACAGCCGGGTAGATCACCTGCGCGAGGCGCTGCCGTTCGACGCGGTGCGCGTGTCCATGCAGCTCGCGCGCCTCACCGTGAACGGATTCACGCTCTCCTTCGCGTACCACGCCCGCCGCAGCCCCGCGCACGAGGAGCAGAAGGTGGCGGTGGCGGAGCATTCGGCGCTCTGGTGCGAGCGCGACGGGCAGGGTCTCCTTCGCGCCCTTCCGCTCCCCGCGCCGCTCGCGCGCTCTCTCTTAGATCCTCGACGCTAG
- a CDS encoding glutathione S-transferase family protein, producing MSPPQDVAPHLLHFRVSHYNEKVRWALDFKRWPHRRTTLLPGFHVPRVRRLTGQSQVPVLELDGRWLHGSAAILAELERLRPDPPLFPRDPPALERALGIQRYFDEEVAPDLRRLFWSTYIDDSAASARMATDGASKGTRAVWRALFPLMRPLFRRNMGLSASPVALARERLPGHFDRLEAELGPSGYLVGDTFTVADLTAAAVMTAIIRPPEFPYPLPEPWPEALVELRQSVSERTGFRWVLELYRRHRGSSFEIVA from the coding sequence ATGTCGCCCCCGCAGGACGTCGCCCCGCACCTGCTCCACTTCCGCGTCTCGCACTACAACGAGAAGGTGCGCTGGGCCCTCGACTTCAAGCGTTGGCCCCACCGTCGCACGACCCTGCTGCCCGGGTTCCACGTGCCCCGGGTTCGGCGTCTCACGGGACAGTCCCAGGTGCCGGTGCTCGAGCTCGACGGCCGCTGGCTGCACGGGTCCGCCGCGATCCTGGCCGAGCTCGAACGCCTGCGCCCCGACCCCCCCCTCTTTCCGCGCGACCCGCCGGCGCTGGAACGAGCGCTGGGCATCCAGCGCTACTTCGACGAGGAGGTGGCGCCCGACCTGCGTCGCCTCTTCTGGTCGACCTACATCGACGATTCCGCGGCCAGCGCGCGCATGGCCACGGACGGCGCGAGCAAGGGGACGCGCGCGGTCTGGCGGGCCCTCTTTCCCCTGATGCGCCCCCTCTTCCGCCGAAACATGGGCCTCTCGGCCTCGCCCGTCGCGCTCGCGCGGGAGCGCCTCCCGGGCCACTTCGACCGGCTCGAGGCCGAGCTCGGCCCGAGCGGGTACCTGGTGGGCGATACGTTCACCGTCGCCGACCTGACGGCGGCGGCGGTGATGACGGCCATCATCCGGCCGCCCGAGTTCCCGTATCCCTTGCCCGAGCCATGGCCCGAGGCGCTCGTCGAGCTGCGGCAGAGCGTCTCGGAGCGAACCGGGTTTCGCTGGGTCCTCGAGCTCTATCGGCGCCATCGGGGGAGCTCGTTCGAGATCGTGGCGTAG
- a CDS encoding M28 family peptidase — translation MHALSAKLETPAPAPLDPMEVVRELAALPHRGATTTCGARAAELLEQRLRAMGASVTRLPFATPRTYVPIMGWLVTGLIGGLLLGPLLPWLGLALTASAALSGLLFLDWRWSPLMLLPPRGRADNLLAEQPAAPDEERPNTLLLMAHFDSAPISLLYLPSMVKGFRRSLFISMAIIVLAVAVSAAGALHLGPSWVASLRWPLCGYFVALFVLASFDFFRRGYTNGAADNATGVGVALATAAELWRCAPAGWSVKVLLTSAEEVSLVGSGAFVRAHGRSLDPARTHVVNFDGFGAGVVRVVRSTGSITRATYAGPIVDAALETAASNPRFAEISQLDWHVGDFDSINFLRAGFPCLALAAITKEGVIPHLHRPSDVLENVDPAVPALGVEFAVATLKRFMAAG, via the coding sequence CCGATGGAGGTCGTGCGCGAGCTCGCCGCGCTCCCCCATCGCGGAGCGACCACGACCTGCGGCGCACGTGCTGCCGAGCTCCTCGAGCAGCGGTTGCGCGCGATGGGCGCGTCCGTCACGCGACTGCCCTTCGCCACCCCGCGCACCTACGTGCCCATCATGGGGTGGCTCGTGACGGGCCTCATCGGCGGGCTTCTCCTCGGCCCCCTCCTCCCCTGGCTCGGCCTGGCGCTGACGGCCTCCGCCGCCCTCTCCGGGCTCCTCTTTCTCGACTGGCGCTGGTCCCCGCTGATGCTCCTGCCGCCGCGCGGCCGAGCCGACAACCTGCTCGCCGAGCAGCCGGCTGCGCCCGACGAGGAGCGACCCAACACGCTGCTCCTCATGGCCCACTTCGACTCGGCACCGATCTCGCTCCTCTACCTGCCGTCGATGGTGAAGGGCTTTCGTCGGTCGCTCTTCATCTCGATGGCGATCATCGTCCTCGCCGTGGCCGTCTCTGCCGCCGGCGCGCTGCACCTGGGTCCGTCGTGGGTGGCGTCGCTGCGCTGGCCCCTCTGTGGTTACTTCGTCGCGCTGTTCGTCCTCGCCAGCTTCGACTTCTTTCGGCGGGGCTACACCAACGGTGCGGCCGACAACGCCACGGGCGTCGGGGTCGCGCTGGCCACCGCCGCCGAGCTATGGCGGTGCGCACCCGCCGGCTGGTCGGTCAAGGTGCTACTCACCTCCGCCGAGGAGGTGAGCCTGGTCGGCTCGGGCGCGTTCGTGCGTGCGCACGGCAGGTCGCTGGACCCCGCCCGCACCCACGTCGTGAACTTCGACGGGTTTGGCGCCGGCGTGGTGCGCGTCGTGCGCTCGACGGGGTCCATCACGCGGGCGACCTACGCGGGCCCCATCGTGGACGCCGCGCTGGAGACGGCTGCTTCGAACCCACGGTTCGCCGAGATCTCGCAGCTCGACTGGCACGTCGGAGACTTCGACAGCATCAACTTCCTGCGGGCGGGCTTTCCGTGTCTGGCCCTCGCCGCGATAACGAAGGAAGGGGTCATCCCCCACCTGCACCGTCCGAGCGACGTGCTCGAAAACGTCGACCCGGCGGTTCCCGCGCTCGGGGTCGAGTTCGCCGTCGCGACGCTGAAGCGGTTCATGGCCGCGGGCTAG